A part of Periophthalmus magnuspinnatus isolate fPerMag1 chromosome 19, fPerMag1.2.pri, whole genome shotgun sequence genomic DNA contains:
- the LOC129457211 gene encoding hyaluronan-binding protein 2-like, with the protein MLAVRVLLIVFCVLFGKGETNVNIDYDVDHPTEPSSIFDLGDWLIDLLDDNNVCEPNPCFNGGSCHRKSDTEFECLCLEPYVGKGCQKVKNICENVKCGHGMCVVDLGKPPFYQCKCISPYTGPDCMSLPSDPCDPNPCQHDGVCIRGSKRFYCACPIGHTGKFCESVPGDCYVQNGETYRGMVSITQHGEECLDWHSYFVLARVGNVFRRFPEFDGLEKNNHCRNPDGDLRPWCYVRRRRRLVYDYCKIEKCPEAPTTPVPTVTPSPTSQFSQCGVGRPKRASRIYGGTKAFPGSNPWQASVQSRSSGSSLPFEHICGGILLSSCWVLTAGHCIIQGKEYQVVLGGINILKEEDMDQTLPVTNTYIHENYSETPVSVHNDIALLKLNITESPYCAKETPFVKAACLPDEPFPAGKECVISGWGATETQSYSSHLMNTNVFLISDKKCKAPHIYASALDDSMLCAGVLEGGIDACQGDSGGPLVCETNGTYYITGVVSWGDGCGQQNKPGVYANVLKFRDWILNKIN; encoded by the exons ATGTTGGCTGTCAGAGTTCTGCTCATAGTCTTCTGTGTCTTATTTGGCAAGGGAGAAACCAATGTAA ATATAGACTATGATGTGGACCACCCTACAGAGCCATCGTCCATTTTTGACCTAGGCGATTGGTTGATTGATCTCCTGGATGATAACA atgtgtgTGAGCCGAACCCTTGTTTCAATGGGGGCTCATGTCATAGAAAGTCGGACACTGAGTTTGAGTGCTTGTGTCTAGAGCCCTATGTAGGCAAAGGATGCCAGAAAG TGAAAAATatctgtgaaaatgtgaaatgtggccATGGCATGTGTGTTGTTGACCTTGGTAAACCTCCGTTTTATCAGTGCAAATGCATATCACCGTACACCGGGCCTGACTGCATGTCCT tGCCAAGTGATCCCTGTGATCCAAATCCTTGTCAACATGATGGCGTCTGTATCCGTGGGTCCAAACGTTTCTACTGTGCCTGCCcaataggacacacagggaagtTCTGTGAAAGTG TTCCTGGTGACTGTTATGTCCAAAATGGAGAGACGTACAGAGGCATGGTCAGTATCACACAACACGGAGAGGAATGTTTGGACTGGCATTCCTACTTTGTTCTGGCTCGTGTTGGAAATGTTTTCCGTCGATTCCCAGAGTTTGATGGacttgaaaaaaacaaccactGCAG AAATCCAGACGGAGACCTCAGACCATGGTGCTAcgttagaagaagaagaaggctgGTCTATGACTACTGCAAAATCGAGAAGTGCCCTGAAG cTCCGACCACCCCGGTCCCAACAGTGACCCCCAGTCCCACCTCTCAGTTCTCTCAGTGCGGGGTGGGCCGACCTAAGAGGGCCTCCAGGATCTATGGAGGCACCAAGGCGTTCCCTGGATCTAACCCGTGGCAGGCCTCagtgcagagcaggagcagcggCTCCAGTCTACCCTTTGAACACATATGTGGAGGTATACTGCTCTCCTCCTGCTGGGTTCTCACGGCTGGACACTGTAT AATACAAGGAAAAGAGTATCAAGTTGTTTTGGGTGGAATCAACATCCTGAAAGAGGAGGACATGGATCAGACCCTCCCGGTGACCAACACATATATTCACGAGAACTACAGCGAAACACCTGTGTCAGTGCACAATGACATTG CTCTTCTTAAGCTCAACATCACAGAAAGCCCTTACTGTGCAAAGGAAACTCCTTTTGTCAAAGCTGCATGTCTTCCAGATGAGCCCTTCCCTGCTGGAAAGGAGTGTGTCATCTCTGGATGGGGAGCAACTGAAACAC AGAGCTACAGTAGTCATCTGATGAACACAAATGTATTTCTGATCTCTGATAAGAAATGCAAAGCTCCTCACATCTATGCAAGTGCACTGGATGACAGTATGCTTTGTGCTGGGGTCTTAGAGGGAGGCATAGACGCCTGCCAG GGTGACTCCGGTGGTCCATTGGTGTGTGAGACAAATGGCACTTATTATATCACAGGAGTGGTGAGCTGGGGCGATGGCTGCGGACAGCAGAACAAGCCTGGAGTCTATGCAAATGTGCTGAAGTTTAGAGACTGGATTTTAAACAAGATTAATTAA
- the LOC117387680 gene encoding hyaluronan-binding protein 2-like: MGCSIPLLVSLCVLSAVGQEYYEYTGTDGNYEYYYDDSTDSPGDVIETTLDDWIFELLDTIDHCSSEPCANGASCENTAEGGFRCHCSEPFTGKTCQTVKDYCKGAKCGRGTCVFKSSYPYYECKCKHPYRPPDCKKAAACRPNPCQNGGSCLKGSKRTSFKCSCPSGYTGKFCEVGPNDCYQEDGETYRGMVSVTLDGDECLDWNSYFILQKGGDPFTEYAGFDGLGPHNFCRNPDGETQPWCFINQNGQLKWKLCNVRQCSTTPVTPPTIYESDVPTPAPNKPDISAPSGSFSQCGQPQPGRTSRIYGGKKSLPGAHPWQVSLQIRPRYSSNPFSHICGGILLSSCWVLTAAHCIKNDVEMQVVLGGVDIERHEVYDQTIPVERAVVHENYRQSPFALYNDIAMLKLKATDKSLCAKETRFVKAACLPAEGFPSGTECVISGWGVTETQRHGTNYLLDARVLLISQDKCKAPHVYGDSLDDSMFCAGNMNGGVDTCQGDSGGPLVCARNGIHYVVGVVSWGDGCGKKYKPGVYANVGKFTNWISNQLNS; this comes from the exons ATGGGCTGCTCAATACCTCTTTTAGTGTCATTGTGTGTCCTCAGTGCCGTTGGACAGGAGTACTAT GAATATACAGGTACTGATGGAAATTACGAATATTACTATGATGACAGCACTGACAgccctggagatgttattgagaCTACCTTAGATGACTGGATTTTTGAACTACTGGACACTAtag ATCACTGCTCATCAGAACCCTGCGCAAATGGAGCAAGTTGTGAAAATACGGCTGAGGGTGGATTTCGGTGCCATTGTTCTGAGCCCTTTACAGGAAAGACATGCCAGACAG TGAAAGACTATTGTAAAGGTGCAAAATGTGGTCGTGgcacctgtgtttttaaatcttcTTACCCATATTATGAATGCAAGTGCAAGCATCCTTACAGACCTCCCGACTGCAAGAAAG cGGCTGCATGTAGACCCAATCCTTGCCAAAATGGAGGTTCTTGTCTCAAAGGTTCCAAACGCACGTCCTTCAAATGTTCCTGTCCTAGTGGCTACACTGGGAAGTTTTGTGAAGTTG GGCCTAATGACTGTTATCAGGAGGATGGGGAGACTTACAGAGGGATGGTGAGTGTGACATTGGATGGGGACGAGTGTCTGGACTGGAATTCGTATTTCATCCTGCAAAAAGGAGGCGATCCATTCACAGAGTATGCAGGGTTTGATGGACTGGGGCCGCATAATTTCTGCAG GAATCCAGATGGAGAAACTCAGCCTTGGTGCTTTATCAACCAAAATGGTCAACTTAAATGGAAGCTCTGCAATGTTAGGCAATGCTCCACAA CTCCTGTGACCCCTCCCACCATTTATGAGAGTGATGTGCCCACCCCAGCTCCAAATAAACCTGACATATCTGCTCCTTCTGGCTCCTTCTCCCAGTGTGGACAGCCTCAGCCAGGACGCACCTCCAGGATTTATGGGGGAAAGAAGTCCCTCCCCGGAGCTCACCCCTGGCAGGTCTCTCTTCAAATCCGCCCCAGATACTCCTCAAACCCCTTCAGTCACATCTGTGGGGGCATCCTGCTCAGCTCCTGTTGGGTTCTCACAGCAGCACACTGCAT aaAAAATGATGTTGAAATGCAAGTTGTTCTTGGAGGAGTGGACATTGAAAGGCATGAAGTATATGACCAGACTATTCCTGTGGAGAGGGCTGTGGTGCATGAGAACTACAGACAGTCACCATTTGCTCTATATAATGACATTG CTATGCTCAAGCTGAAGGCCACGGACAAGTCACTTTGTGCCAAAGAAACACGTTTTGTGAAGGCGGCGTGTCTGCCAGCAGAGGGGTTTCCGAGCGGGACAGAATGTGTCATCTCCGGATGGGGAGTGACTGAGACAC AGAGACATGGCACCAACTATCTGCTGGATGCTCGTGTACTCCTGATCTCGCAGGACAAATGTAAAGCCCCTCACGTCTACGGAGACTCTCTGGACGACAGCATGTTCTGTGCTGGCAACATGAATGGAGGTGTCGACACGTGCCAG GGAGATTCGGGTGGTCCCCTGGTGTGTGCGCGTAATGGGATTCATTATGTGGTGGGAGTGGTGAGCTGGGGAGATGGCTGTGGCAAGAAGTACAAGCCTGGAGTCTACGCCAATGTTGGGAAATTCACCAACTGGATCTCCAATCAATTAAACTCCTAA